From Sulfuracidifex tepidarius, one genomic window encodes:
- a CDS encoding carboxypeptidase M32: MISNSFLTKFKEVWAISHAMRLMGWDIETYMPPEGISYRAEEMATLNSMRRKKLLEIKADVEHLEPRDDMEAGIKRVLWREIRYIDSVPEEVDAEINKLSAESAVVWRDARVKNDFSSFKPYLDRMVELKVKVAQLLGYNDHPYSSLLDLYEEGLTVNEADGIFGSLLPDLKRVLQKVEAEGRFNSPSGLEDEPYPREIMEGVVNEIAYDVLRMPRGKFRIDSSPHPFTTGINRHDVRITVRYEGFDFKRALYSLIHESGHAIYELQMDESLEFTPLAQAPSFGVHESQSRLWENNIGRSKGFVGLIYPRLKPLVKGKSVEEVYRYLNAVRPQPIRVDADELTYNFHIAVRYFAEKKLIDGSLGVSELPEFFDDMLEEYLGVRPKSYSDGVLQDIHWSHGSFGYFPSYTVGNIVAAVIYHHMDFEDDVIRGGKLEVVKDWLREKVHKFGATYPPKELLKRSFGEDYNPTRLVDYLERKYVGTE, encoded by the coding sequence ATGATTTCTAATTCCTTTCTCACCAAGTTCAAGGAGGTCTGGGCGATAAGCCACGCCATGAGGTTAATGGGTTGGGACATTGAGACCTACATGCCACCAGAGGGCATATCTTATAGGGCTGAAGAAATGGCGACCCTCAACTCCATGAGGAGGAAGAAGCTACTGGAAATCAAGGCGGACGTGGAGCACCTCGAGCCAAGGGACGACATGGAGGCGGGAATTAAGAGGGTACTCTGGAGGGAGATAAGGTATATAGATTCCGTTCCAGAGGAAGTAGATGCGGAGATCAACAAGCTCTCAGCAGAGTCCGCAGTGGTCTGGAGGGACGCTAGGGTAAAGAACGACTTCTCTTCCTTCAAGCCCTACTTGGATAGGATGGTGGAACTCAAGGTAAAGGTGGCGCAACTTCTAGGCTACAATGACCACCCTTACAGCTCCCTCCTCGACCTTTACGAAGAGGGTTTGACCGTTAATGAGGCGGACGGCATTTTCGGTTCTCTTCTCCCTGACCTCAAGAGGGTGCTTCAAAAAGTGGAGGCAGAGGGGAGGTTTAACTCTCCTAGCGGGCTGGAGGACGAGCCGTATCCTAGGGAAATCATGGAGGGGGTAGTGAACGAGATAGCCTACGACGTATTGAGGATGCCGAGAGGTAAGTTCAGGATAGATTCGTCCCCACACCCCTTCACCACTGGAATAAACAGGCACGACGTTAGGATAACCGTGAGGTACGAGGGTTTCGACTTCAAGAGGGCCCTCTACTCCCTGATCCACGAGTCCGGTCACGCAATTTATGAGCTCCAGATGGACGAGTCTTTGGAGTTCACGCCTCTCGCTCAGGCACCTTCCTTCGGTGTTCACGAGTCCCAGTCCAGGTTATGGGAGAACAACATAGGCAGGAGCAAGGGCTTCGTGGGACTAATCTACCCAAGGCTGAAGCCCCTAGTGAAGGGGAAAAGCGTGGAGGAGGTCTACAGATATCTGAACGCCGTGAGGCCGCAACCCATAAGGGTAGACGCGGACGAGCTCACCTACAACTTCCACATAGCAGTTAGGTACTTCGCCGAGAAGAAGCTAATAGACGGGTCATTGGGTGTCAGCGAGCTGCCGGAGTTCTTCGACGACATGTTAGAGGAGTACTTGGGAGTGAGGCCTAAGAGCTACTCTGACGGAGTCCTACAGGACATCCATTGGAGCCACGGGTCCTTCGGATACTTCCCTTCATATACTGTAGGAAACATCGTGGCTGCCGTGATTTACCACCACATGGACTTTGAAGACGACGTGATCAGGGGAGGTAAGCTGGAAGTAGTTAAGGACTGGTTAAGGGAGAAGGTACATAAGTTCGGCGCCACCTACCCGCCCAAGGAACTACTCAAGAGGTCCTTCGGCGAGGACTATAACCCGACGAGGTTGGTGGATTACTTGGAGAGGAAATATGTGGGAACAGAGTAG
- a CDS encoding endo alpha-1,4 polygalactosaminidase, which yields MSAKAKLVILSLVVMLLFSWFVIFENNSGVTGTKHVTGTKHTNRIEAFAVYYGTVNQSVIGWLNNFSLVIIDPTQVNSTVLSQIHGEKIAYLDLGEFANMSLGPCSLSSNVTIGYDTQWNQSVVNVSSPAWEEYIECQVKYVMSMGFQGVMFDDVDVAEQYPGTEQGMISVIHWVREEYPNATIGVNRGFYVLHNISSFINFVLFEDYGTQVVSPNNISFNNFTQVKNLTAYVESYNVSVLAFGYAVHPHDAFYNEVKELAKEESVPSFVTNWNVTATWPQ from the coding sequence ATGTCAGCTAAAGCAAAACTTGTTATATTGAGCCTTGTTGTGATGCTTCTCTTCTCCTGGTTTGTAATTTTTGAGAATAACTCCGGCGTCACGGGGACTAAGCATGTCACGGGGACGAAGCACACAAACCGAATTGAGGCATTTGCAGTATACTACGGCACGGTGAATCAAAGCGTCATAGGTTGGCTTAACAACTTCTCCTTAGTTATCATCGACCCCACTCAGGTCAACTCCACCGTCTTATCCCAAATTCACGGAGAGAAAATAGCTTACTTAGACCTCGGAGAGTTCGCCAACATGTCTTTGGGGCCGTGTTCCCTTTCGTCCAACGTAACAATAGGGTACGATACTCAGTGGAACCAGTCCGTGGTCAACGTATCGTCGCCTGCCTGGGAGGAGTACATTGAATGTCAAGTGAAATACGTCATGTCAATGGGCTTTCAAGGGGTCATGTTCGACGACGTCGACGTCGCTGAACAGTACCCGGGGACTGAGCAGGGTATGATCAGTGTGATACACTGGGTTAGAGAGGAGTACCCCAACGCCACTATAGGGGTTAACAGGGGGTTCTACGTGTTACATAACATCTCAAGTTTCATTAACTTCGTTCTCTTTGAGGATTACGGGACACAAGTGGTTTCGCCAAATAACATTTCCTTCAATAACTTCACCCAAGTGAAGAACCTCACAGCGTACGTGGAGAGCTACAACGTGAGCGTACTGGCATTCGGCTACGCGGTTCATCCTCATGACGCTTTCTACAACGAGGTAAAGGAACTAGCCAAAGAGGAGTCAGTACCCAGTTTCGTGACCAACTGGAACGTAACTGCAACTTGGCCACAGTGA
- a CDS encoding AAA family ATPase, whose amino-acid sequence MAEYVKEKRRRGVKSAVLILDEVTPLEDWWKIIKYYIDKGELSTDVIIVSGSSSLGITKSVERFPGRKGYGKEISVLPLSFPQFVEVHGYKREEVLSDSALSSALFEEYTKKGGFPKSINCHSDAEEALIDGITSEVYKGGKDLKKVQEVLRSIMTKIPSALSFNSVANDVGISHVTVEEYIEFLKDLFMIQSHITRWETR is encoded by the coding sequence ATGGCGGAGTACGTTAAGGAGAAAAGGAGGAGAGGAGTCAAGAGTGCGGTCCTGATCCTTGACGAGGTAACTCCCCTAGAGGACTGGTGGAAGATCATCAAATATTACATAGACAAGGGAGAACTCTCTACAGACGTAATAATCGTTAGCGGTTCTTCTTCCTTAGGAATCACCAAGTCGGTCGAAAGGTTCCCAGGGAGGAAGGGTTACGGTAAGGAAATTTCGGTGCTACCCCTGTCTTTCCCTCAGTTCGTAGAAGTTCACGGATACAAGAGAGAAGAAGTCCTGAGCGATTCGGCCCTATCCTCGGCACTCTTCGAGGAATACACCAAGAAGGGGGGTTTCCCTAAGTCGATAAACTGCCACAGCGACGCGGAGGAAGCGTTGATAGACGGGATAACCTCAGAAGTATATAAGGGTGGTAAGGACCTAAAGAAAGTACAAGAGGTCTTGAGGTCTATTATGACTAAAATCCCATCAGCCCTCTCTTTTAATTCAGTAGCAAACGACGTAGGGATTTCCCACGTCACCGTGGAGGAATACATTGAGTTCCTTAAGGACTTGTTCATGATCCAATCGCATATTACAAGGTGGGAAACGAGGTAG
- a CDS encoding ATP-binding protein, producing the protein MYRKEKKVFFRDPFIYRTLAKWLHRQLRDDAILEHVVQEHLFRKYGEVFYFKNDFEIDIVVGGLKIEVKAERSHRGYPKDVTLLSKGEIPMFLLRGM; encoded by the coding sequence GTGTATAGGAAAGAAAAGAAAGTGTTCTTCAGAGACCCCTTCATTTACCGTACTTTGGCCAAGTGGCTCCACAGGCAGTTGAGAGACGACGCGATATTAGAACACGTTGTCCAAGAGCACTTGTTCAGAAAGTACGGTGAGGTGTTCTACTTCAAGAACGACTTTGAAATCGACATCGTTGTAGGAGGTCTGAAAATCGAGGTAAAAGCAGAGAGGTCTCATAGGGGCTATCCCAAAGACGTTACCTTGTTATCTAAGGGTGAAATACCGATGTTCTTATTGCGTGGAATGTAG
- a CDS encoding PH domain-containing protein, protein MVQICIKGENLIIKLRGFEKIAALKGSLKIPFNCIERVAYVKELDDTEKEQIYPKMRLGGLSIGEIIYGRFTTGLGLAFFATKKLERSIVIYI, encoded by the coding sequence ATGGTTCAAATATGTATTAAAGGAGAGAATTTAATCATAAAGCTTAGAGGCTTTGAGAAAATTGCAGCATTAAAGGGAAGTCTAAAGATTCCGTTTAATTGCATAGAGAGAGTAGCTTACGTTAAAGAATTAGATGATACCGAGAAAGAACAAATATATCCAAAGATGAGGCTAGGCGGTCTATCTATTGGAGAAATTATATATGGCAGATTCACTACTGGCTTAGGTCTAGCTTTCTTCGCTACTAAGAAACTGGAAAGGTCTATTGTAATATATATATAA
- a CDS encoding DUF1286 domain-containing protein, translating into MKLRTHFVFSVGLLVLVSSFVFSSFYFSLLVSSFISVLGNSVIDKLGHREVLTRRGQVPVRTPLTHTLPRSVFWVLSS; encoded by the coding sequence ATGAAGCTTAGAACTCATTTTGTGTTTTCTGTTGGTTTGTTGGTTTTGGTTAGTTCTTTTGTTTTTAGTAGTTTTTATTTTTCTTTGTTAGTGTCATCTTTTATAAGTGTTTTGGGTAATAGTGTTATTGATAAACTGGGGCATAGGGAGGTTTTAACTAGGCGTGGGCAAGTTCCCGTTAGGACTCCCCTAACCCATACTTTGCCCAGGAGTGTTTTTTGGGTTTTATCTTCATAG